A single Paenibacillus sp. FSL R5-0517 DNA region contains:
- a CDS encoding ATP-binding cassette domain-containing protein, protein MISTSGITLRYGKRALFEDVNIKFTPGNCYGLIGANGAGKSTFLKILSGEIESNSGEVHITPGERMAVLKQNHFEYDEYPVLETVIMGHSRLYAIMKEKDTLYAKADFTEEDGLRAGELEGEFAELNGWDAEPDAAALLIGLGIDRDMHDKKMNELSGNEKVRVLLAQALFGRPNNLLLDEPTNHLDLESIQWLENFLMDYEGTVIVVSHDRHFLNKVCTHIADIDFGKIQLYVGNYDFWYESSQLALALQRDANKKKEEKIKELQAFIQRFSANASKSKQATSRKKQLDKITLDDLRPSNRKYPFINFKPEREAGKQLLTVDRISKSIDGVKMLNDISFVVNKGDKIAFVGPNGNAKSLLFDILMGETELDSGEYTWGVTTTQAYFPKDNSKYFDGVDMTLVDWLRQYSKDQDETYLRGFLGRMLFSGEESLKKASVLSGGEKVRCMLAKMMQTGANALILDEPTNHLDLESITALNNGMIDFDGTMLFTSHDHQFIQTIANRIIEITPNGIIDRQMSYDEYLESDEIKELRNKMYPVEA, encoded by the coding sequence ATGATCAGTACAAGCGGCATCACGCTCCGCTACGGAAAACGTGCACTTTTTGAAGATGTAAATATCAAATTCACACCAGGAAACTGTTACGGCCTCATCGGCGCCAATGGAGCCGGCAAATCAACATTTTTGAAAATTTTGTCCGGTGAAATTGAGTCAAACTCGGGAGAGGTGCACATCACCCCGGGCGAACGTATGGCCGTTTTGAAGCAAAACCACTTTGAATATGATGAGTATCCGGTTCTCGAAACGGTAATTATGGGCCATAGTCGCCTCTATGCCATTATGAAAGAAAAAGATACACTGTATGCCAAAGCAGACTTTACCGAAGAAGACGGACTGCGTGCAGGTGAGCTTGAAGGTGAATTTGCAGAGCTTAATGGCTGGGATGCTGAGCCGGATGCGGCGGCACTCCTGATCGGTCTGGGTATCGACCGTGACATGCACGATAAGAAAATGAATGAACTAAGTGGTAACGAAAAAGTTCGTGTCCTGCTTGCACAAGCATTGTTTGGTCGTCCAAACAACCTGTTGCTCGATGAGCCTACCAACCACTTGGATCTCGAATCCATTCAATGGCTTGAGAACTTCTTGATGGACTATGAAGGTACTGTTATTGTGGTATCCCATGACCGTCACTTCCTGAACAAAGTATGTACGCACATTGCGGATATCGACTTTGGTAAAATCCAGCTGTACGTAGGTAACTATGACTTCTGGTACGAGTCCAGCCAATTGGCACTTGCGTTGCAACGTGATGCCAACAAGAAAAAAGAAGAGAAGATTAAAGAGCTTCAAGCCTTTATTCAACGTTTCTCCGCGAATGCTTCGAAATCGAAACAGGCAACTTCCCGGAAGAAACAACTCGACAAAATCACGCTGGATGACCTTCGTCCTTCGAACCGTAAATATCCGTTTATCAACTTCAAGCCTGAGCGTGAAGCCGGTAAACAATTGTTGACCGTAGATCGCATCAGCAAATCCATTGATGGTGTAAAAATGCTGAATGATATCAGCTTTGTCGTGAACAAAGGGGATAAAATTGCATTTGTTGGACCAAACGGGAATGCCAAGTCACTACTGTTTGACATTCTGATGGGTGAAACGGAATTGGATAGCGGCGAATACACTTGGGGTGTAACTACAACTCAAGCTTATTTCCCGAAAGACAACTCCAAATATTTTGATGGTGTAGACATGACGCTCGTGGATTGGCTCCGTCAATATTCCAAAGATCAGGATGAAACGTATTTGCGTGGATTCTTGGGACGTATGCTGTTCTCTGGTGAGGAATCCCTGAAAAAGGCAAGTGTACTCTCCGGGGGAGAGAAAGTTCGCTGTATGCTGGCGAAAATGATGCAGACGGGTGCTAACGCATTGATTCTGGATGAGCCTACGAACCACTTGGATCTCGAATCCATCACAGCGCTGAACAATGGTATGATTGATTTTGACGGCACTATGCTGTTCACATCCCATGACCATCAGTTCATTCAAACCATTGCTAACCGGATTATCGAAATTACGCCGAATGGCATCATTGATCGCCAAATGAGCTATGACGAGTATCTGGAAAGTGATGAAATCAAAGAACTGCGCAATAAAATGTATCCGGTAGAAGCTTAA
- a CDS encoding MBL fold metallo-hydrolase — protein MPKIRYNNIDNVSTDKTLKEFKQWREQRRNKVKDYSYTVPKHPPELDYLHANREDTSITWIGHSTFFIQYYGLNIVTDPVWAEKMGFQRRLGAPGIPIQDIPPLDVILISHSHYDHLHLASLRKLITAKTLLIVPDGLKRKMIRKGFHRCHEMKWWEHITLGGVKITFVPAQHWTRRTLFDTNTSHWGGYVLEQHHLATTSAAESAATKSDQDHLSTAESGKNKSPKDSGGPPVLYFVGDTGYFQGFKTIGERFDIGITLMPIGAYDPEWFMTSQHVTPEEALQGFVETGSQLMVPMHYGTFKLADDTPKEALDRLEVERERLGIGKERIRVLGHGETLRIRHEEGKQD, from the coding sequence ATGCCTAAAATCCGTTATAACAACATTGATAATGTAAGTACGGACAAAACGCTGAAGGAATTCAAGCAATGGAGGGAGCAGCGGCGCAATAAAGTGAAGGACTACTCCTACACCGTGCCCAAACACCCGCCTGAACTGGATTATCTGCATGCCAATCGGGAGGACACAAGTATTACCTGGATTGGTCACTCCACGTTTTTCATTCAATATTATGGATTGAACATCGTGACTGACCCGGTGTGGGCCGAAAAAATGGGATTTCAACGAAGACTCGGTGCCCCGGGGATTCCGATTCAGGATATTCCACCATTGGATGTCATTCTGATATCCCATTCCCACTATGATCATCTGCATCTGGCTTCCCTACGGAAGCTGATTACCGCCAAGACATTGCTGATCGTACCTGATGGTCTGAAGCGCAAGATGATTCGCAAAGGTTTCCATCGGTGCCATGAGATGAAGTGGTGGGAACATATTACACTCGGCGGAGTCAAAATAACCTTTGTCCCTGCACAGCACTGGACGCGCCGGACGCTGTTCGATACCAATACGTCCCACTGGGGCGGTTATGTGTTGGAACAGCATCATCTAGCGACGACCTCTGCAGCGGAAAGTGCTGCAACAAAGAGCGATCAGGATCATTTATCCACGGCGGAATCAGGGAAGAACAAATCACCCAAAGATTCGGGTGGCCCGCCTGTGTTGTATTTTGTAGGGGATACAGGTTACTTCCAAGGTTTCAAGACGATTGGAGAGCGCTTTGACATTGGTATTACCCTGATGCCCATCGGTGCTTACGATCCAGAATGGTTCATGACTTCTCAGCATGTGACACCTGAAGAAGCACTGCAGGGGTTCGTTGAAACCGGCTCCCAGCTTATGGTGCCCATGCACTACGGCACATTCAAGCTGGCAGATGATACGCCTAAGGAAGCACTGGATCGTCTGGAAGTTGAACGTGAACGGCTAGGCATTGGTAAAGAGCGGATTCGGGTGCTTGGTCATGGCGAAACGCTTCGCATTCGGCATGAAGAAGGTAAACAGGACTAA
- a CDS encoding cytochrome d ubiquinol oxidase subunit II: protein MSFEIAGIAILWTFLFGYLIVASIDFGAGFFSFYSILTGHENKIHNIIQRYLSPVWEVTNVFLIFFVVGLVGFYPDSAFYYGTALLVPGSLAIVLLAIRGVYYAYNTYGNHGENSRIYMALYGATGLLIPAVFSTILAISEGGIIEQVGEEVFFRWREFLTNPYTWSVVLLALVSVLYISAMFLSYYAKRAGDEPAFEVLREYALLWSLPTIFASFLAFLQINKQNPAHFEQMVNISWMFIASFICFVIAVSLVWKRKYLGWCFIAVMLQFAFAWYGYGRSHLPYILYPYINIYDSFTNRTMGIALITAFSLGLLVLIPSLVLIMKLFLFDANYVRGNSGKKKG from the coding sequence TTGAGTTTCGAAATTGCAGGCATTGCGATATTGTGGACGTTTTTGTTCGGTTACCTGATTGTCGCTTCAATTGATTTTGGTGCTGGGTTCTTCAGCTTTTACAGCATTTTGACCGGGCACGAGAACAAAATTCATAACATCATTCAGCGCTACCTGTCTCCCGTGTGGGAAGTGACGAATGTGTTTCTGATCTTTTTTGTGGTCGGCTTGGTCGGGTTTTATCCGGACAGCGCCTTCTACTATGGGACTGCTTTGCTGGTTCCGGGTTCTTTGGCCATTGTACTGCTTGCCATCCGGGGGGTGTATTATGCCTACAATACTTATGGCAACCATGGGGAGAACAGCCGGATCTACATGGCATTGTACGGAGCGACGGGCTTGCTTATTCCGGCGGTATTCTCCACCATTTTGGCGATATCCGAGGGTGGAATCATTGAGCAGGTGGGCGAAGAGGTGTTTTTTCGCTGGCGTGAATTTTTGACGAATCCCTATACCTGGTCGGTTGTTTTGCTTGCACTGGTCAGTGTGCTGTACATCTCGGCGATGTTTCTTTCCTATTATGCAAAAAGGGCAGGGGATGAGCCGGCATTTGAGGTGCTTCGAGAGTATGCATTGCTGTGGAGCTTGCCCACCATTTTTGCGAGTTTTCTGGCATTTCTGCAGATTAACAAACAGAATCCCGCACATTTTGAGCAGATGGTGAATATCTCATGGATGTTCATTGCTTCGTTTATCTGCTTTGTCATTGCGGTGTCGCTGGTGTGGAAACGCAAATATCTGGGCTGGTGTTTTATCGCTGTCATGCTTCAGTTTGCCTTTGCCTGGTATGGTTACGGGCGATCCCACCTTCCGTATATCCTGTATCCCTACATTAATATCTATGACAGCTTTACTAATCGTACGATGGGGATTGCACTGATTACGGCGTTCAGCCTGGGGCTGCTCGTGCTGATTCCGTCGCTTGTGCTGATTATGAAGCTGTTCCTGTTCGATGCCAATTATGTACGTGGTAATTCTGGTAAAAAGAAAGGATGA
- a CDS encoding cytochrome ubiquinol oxidase subunit I has translation MSSLDPVLLSRILTGLTLFVHIIFASIGVGVPLMIALAEWRGLRTNDMHYTLLARRWARGFVITVAVGVVTGTSIGLQLSLLWPMFMRVAGQAIALPLFMETFAFFIEAIFLGIYLYTWDRFKKKYTHMLLLIPVALGSSASAIFITTVNSFMNQPQGFTLINGIMKDIHPIAAMLNPATPTKVSHVLASSYTLSAGILAGIAAFSLLRGRDHVYYKKALKLTTVSALVFAISTVMIGDSSGKFLAKYQPEKLAAAEWHFKTMKEAPLVYGGILDENNEVKYAIEIPYALSILAGNRPDTEVKGLEEYPADLRPPLSIHYMFDLKVTTGVIILMIPVLYVLRRWLPGRKPYPKWLLLGIVLLGPLAMIAIELGWMFAEVGRQPWILRGYMKVSEAATTSTSVGWMLVLFILLYLILCFSCIRVLSKLFRNKEAEKELASLGLEGGIVH, from the coding sequence ATGTCATCCCTGGACCCTGTTTTGCTCAGCCGGATACTAACCGGCCTGACCCTGTTCGTACACATTATTTTTGCCTCTATCGGTGTAGGCGTTCCCCTTATGATTGCTTTGGCCGAGTGGCGAGGACTACGAACCAATGATATGCATTACACCTTGCTGGCACGTCGGTGGGCACGAGGTTTTGTCATCACCGTTGCCGTTGGTGTCGTTACAGGCACCTCGATCGGATTACAGCTTAGTCTGCTGTGGCCGATGTTTATGCGGGTAGCAGGTCAGGCCATTGCCCTGCCACTTTTTATGGAGACGTTTGCCTTTTTTATCGAGGCGATCTTTCTGGGAATTTACCTCTATACATGGGATCGTTTCAAAAAAAAATACACGCATATGCTGTTGTTGATTCCGGTAGCTCTTGGTTCATCTGCCTCTGCGATTTTCATTACGACGGTGAACTCCTTCATGAATCAGCCTCAGGGGTTCACCCTGATTAATGGCATCATGAAGGACATTCATCCGATTGCTGCCATGTTGAATCCGGCAACACCAACCAAGGTGTCCCATGTACTCGCCTCATCTTACACTCTGAGTGCAGGTATCCTGGCGGGGATAGCCGCCTTCAGTTTGCTTCGGGGACGGGATCATGTGTATTACAAAAAAGCACTAAAACTCACGACGGTATCTGCGCTTGTCTTTGCCATCAGCACCGTCATGATCGGGGACTCTTCCGGTAAATTCCTGGCGAAATATCAGCCGGAGAAGCTGGCTGCCGCAGAATGGCATTTCAAGACGATGAAAGAGGCACCGCTTGTCTATGGGGGCATTTTGGATGAGAACAATGAAGTAAAATACGCCATTGAGATTCCTTATGCACTCAGCATTTTGGCGGGGAATCGTCCTGATACGGAAGTGAAAGGTCTCGAAGAATATCCAGCGGACCTGAGGCCACCACTGTCCATTCATTATATGTTCGACCTGAAGGTCACAACCGGAGTGATCATCCTGATGATTCCTGTGTTATATGTACTGCGTCGGTGGTTGCCAGGGCGCAAGCCATATCCCAAATGGCTGTTGCTCGGCATTGTCTTGCTGGGTCCTCTGGCCATGATTGCTATCGAGCTGGGGTGGATGTTCGCTGAAGTTGGCAGACAGCCTTGGATTTTACGCGGGTATATGAAGGTGTCGGAAGCAGCCACGACGTCGACTTCGGTAGGATGGATGCTGGTGTTGTTTATTTTACTGTATCTGATTCTATGTTTCTCGTGCATTCGAGTGCTCAGCAAGCTGTTCCGCAACAAGGAAGCAGAGAAGGAACTGGCGTCTCTGGGGCTTGAAGGAGGGATCGTGCATTGA
- a CDS encoding ATP-binding protein, whose amino-acid sequence MDHIKKIQMLDWVISKLQIPWIGTCILIMLGSLSTIFPLTLFYGVQIMVGSAAVLIALRLHGAIYGLVTFTVIHLLNNIIAGFEPRNLTVMMAHFIELLWMLGWQIRWKNGSLIKANAVFWVVMLLPVIYCGHYVLGLDIEDLKYEYMYIAVIGMVNALIAGIVVDFWITMGEQRLKRTGTIPLTRIAFKYVVAFVVFVSLVLLSADSQRQLSQMNDAILREMKYASSAVVQDLDEEYVTSENMEQNMARYHHLLGVNVILLDRNDTVIASGLNTLQPGGYLDMDRFNILKSKDNLMLKSSANIHYSDVLNHWRQAIFIYEAKMKNITPYRVFIVTDSSKYYPRIESIYLTTLQSLFIIIVASMIVAAPLSRKVVSPLLRLTRMTGSLPRILFRNGKLEWPTSHVTEVQILIGNLRKMADVLLEQFEQIRHDKLTLEDRVVERTKELKNSEEVKRAIIESSIDAIIAVDSNGQIVEFNPEAERMFGLRREEVIQQKEAPSLFQGASCIEIKKLLERFDYVEGKRYTIVDEISGIRRDGSVFPIEYKIVEIQLGKNETLYNLFIKDITERTRAEEDRVRHALALEKLNLELFNEKIAIQEQRDISEQFIESVREGLVMSDRSGTITIVNRRIEEMFGLGDFLGRSIEDLAQAIDTMVLTDNFNLLEQTKAFLDGETAFIETEFIFNNAEKSVFSLYMKQMDVPGKNHGFLLVFRDRTGEERLDRMKNELISVVSHELRTPVATIMGYVELMMMYDLPAAQQQEFMQTIASEGKRLSSLLDDVLDIQRLDNEGMTYHMTYVPLVELVEGVAEQWNMKSAQRIYVHTFNGDFFAYADQNRMVQVLHNLVGNAVKYSPGADRIDVTLWEEEEWLCLDVRDYGIGIAEQEKDMLFNKFYRVDNSDHRQIGGTGIGLYISRKIVEDHKGTLTFISAPGKGSTFKVRLPKQDVLV is encoded by the coding sequence ATGGATCATATAAAGAAGATACAGATGCTGGATTGGGTGATCTCGAAGCTGCAGATTCCCTGGATTGGGACCTGCATACTAATTATGCTAGGCTCACTAAGCACTATTTTTCCACTGACGTTATTCTATGGTGTGCAAATTATGGTGGGCAGCGCAGCAGTACTCATTGCTCTTCGTTTGCATGGGGCTATCTATGGATTGGTCACCTTTACAGTCATCCATCTGTTGAATAACATCATTGCCGGCTTCGAGCCACGGAATTTAACCGTAATGATGGCGCATTTCATTGAATTGCTCTGGATGCTTGGTTGGCAGATTCGTTGGAAGAACGGAAGCCTAATCAAGGCGAATGCTGTCTTCTGGGTAGTGATGTTACTTCCGGTTATCTATTGCGGACATTATGTGTTGGGCTTGGATATAGAAGATTTGAAGTATGAGTATATGTATATTGCCGTGATTGGCATGGTAAATGCTCTAATTGCAGGTATTGTGGTGGATTTCTGGATCACTATGGGTGAGCAAAGATTAAAACGCACGGGAACCATTCCACTCACAAGGATTGCGTTTAAATACGTAGTCGCCTTCGTGGTATTTGTTTCGCTCGTATTGTTATCCGCCGATAGCCAAAGACAGTTGAGTCAAATGAATGATGCCATATTACGTGAGATGAAATACGCATCGAGTGCGGTTGTACAGGATCTTGATGAAGAGTATGTTACATCCGAGAATATGGAACAAAATATGGCGCGTTATCATCATCTATTGGGTGTGAATGTGATACTGCTTGATCGGAATGATACAGTCATCGCTTCTGGTTTAAATACACTTCAGCCTGGTGGGTACCTGGACATGGACAGGTTCAATATTCTGAAGTCGAAGGATAACCTCATGCTGAAAAGTTCTGCTAATATCCATTACAGCGATGTATTGAATCATTGGAGACAAGCCATCTTTATCTACGAAGCAAAAATGAAAAATATAACACCTTATCGGGTATTTATTGTGACTGACTCGTCCAAGTATTACCCCCGAATTGAATCGATATATCTGACTACGCTGCAATCCCTGTTCATCATCATTGTGGCTTCTATGATTGTAGCGGCTCCTCTCAGTAGAAAAGTCGTTAGCCCACTGTTAAGACTGACCAGAATGACGGGTTCTCTGCCGAGAATATTGTTTCGAAACGGGAAGCTGGAGTGGCCCACCAGCCATGTAACCGAAGTACAGATCCTGATTGGTAATTTGCGTAAAATGGCCGATGTGCTGCTGGAACAATTCGAACAGATTCGTCATGACAAGTTAACGCTGGAGGACAGGGTCGTAGAACGCACCAAGGAACTCAAGAATAGTGAAGAGGTCAAACGTGCAATCATTGAATCCTCTATTGATGCCATTATCGCTGTGGACTCCAATGGACAGATCGTTGAGTTTAATCCAGAGGCTGAAAGAATGTTTGGGTTACGTCGGGAAGAAGTGATCCAACAGAAGGAAGCACCGTCTCTTTTCCAGGGGGCAAGCTGCATCGAGATCAAGAAATTGTTGGAGCGATTCGATTATGTTGAAGGTAAGAGATATACGATCGTAGATGAAATTTCAGGGATTCGCCGGGATGGTTCCGTCTTTCCGATTGAGTACAAAATTGTAGAAATTCAGCTTGGCAAGAATGAGACGTTATATAACCTGTTTATCAAGGATATTACGGAGCGGACCAGAGCAGAAGAAGATCGTGTGCGTCATGCTCTTGCGCTGGAGAAGCTGAACCTGGAGTTGTTCAATGAAAAGATTGCCATTCAGGAACAGCGAGATATCAGTGAGCAATTTATTGAATCCGTACGGGAAGGGCTCGTGATGTCAGATCGATCAGGGACCATAACCATCGTCAACCGCAGGATCGAAGAGATGTTTGGTTTGGGTGATTTTCTGGGCAGATCTATTGAAGATTTGGCGCAGGCGATTGATACGATGGTATTAACGGATAATTTCAATCTGCTAGAACAGACCAAAGCATTTCTGGATGGTGAAACAGCATTTATTGAGACTGAATTTATATTTAACAATGCGGAGAAAAGTGTATTCTCGTTATATATGAAGCAGATGGATGTACCGGGGAAAAACCATGGCTTTCTGCTGGTCTTCCGGGACCGGACGGGAGAAGAACGGCTGGATCGGATGAAGAATGAACTGATCAGCGTGGTATCTCATGAGCTTCGAACGCCTGTAGCCACCATTATGGGGTATGTGGAACTCATGATGATGTACGACCTTCCAGCAGCTCAGCAGCAGGAATTCATGCAGACGATCGCTTCCGAGGGCAAGCGGCTCAGCAGTCTGCTCGATGATGTACTCGATATTCAGCGCCTCGATAATGAGGGCATGACTTACCATATGACGTATGTACCGCTGGTTGAGTTGGTAGAAGGGGTTGCTGAACAGTGGAATATGAAGTCTGCCCAACGAATCTACGTGCATACGTTTAATGGAGACTTTTTTGCTTACGCGGACCAGAACAGGATGGTTCAGGTTCTGCATAATCTGGTGGGCAACGCAGTCAAGTATTCTCCAGGAGCCGATCGCATCGATGTTACGTTATGGGAAGAAGAGGAGTGGCTATGTCTTGATGTCCGTGATTATGGAATAGGGATTGCGGAGCAAGAGAAGGACATGTTATTCAACAAATTTTATCGAGTGGATAATTCGGACCATCGGCAGATTGGTGGAACAGGAATCGGGTTGTACATCTCCCGTAAAATTGTAGAGGATCACAAGGGAACGCTGACCTTTATATCTGCACCGGGCAAGGGAAGTACATTCAAGGTAAGACTGCCCAAGCAGGATGTATTGGTTTGA
- a CDS encoding response regulator transcription factor — MTIKVLLIEDEKNLADMIAFFLEEEGYITERVQHAREALQLFPQFQPDIVVTDLMLPEMDGNDLVEAFRQHSTVPILMISASTMLNDRLRALHNGADDFLCKPFSLKELDARIKALLRRSIISYQDKPAKEDKQAEVTGHVNVNEYRRTLFVDGVEIEVTHIEFEIMKELYRNPGKVFTRNELMDRIKGSERAYLDRTIDVHISSLRKKIEPDPKNPRYIKTVWGTGYKYVI; from the coding sequence ATGACGATCAAAGTACTTCTTATAGAGGATGAGAAAAATCTGGCCGACATGATTGCTTTCTTTCTGGAGGAGGAAGGATACATCACTGAACGGGTTCAACATGCCCGCGAGGCTCTTCAACTGTTTCCACAATTCCAGCCGGATATTGTTGTAACGGATCTCATGCTTCCTGAAATGGATGGAAATGATCTCGTAGAAGCCTTTCGCCAGCACTCCACTGTGCCTATTCTAATGATCTCCGCAAGCACCATGCTGAACGATCGACTGCGCGCATTACATAATGGTGCGGATGACTTTCTGTGCAAACCATTTAGTTTGAAAGAGTTGGATGCACGGATTAAAGCACTGCTGCGAAGATCAATCATTTCCTATCAGGATAAACCGGCAAAGGAAGACAAGCAGGCAGAGGTTACTGGGCATGTGAATGTGAATGAGTACAGAAGAACCCTGTTTGTGGATGGTGTTGAAATCGAGGTCACTCATATTGAGTTTGAGATTATGAAGGAATTGTACCGAAATCCGGGTAAAGTGTTCACCCGCAATGAACTGATGGATCGAATCAAAGGCTCCGAACGCGCCTATCTGGATCGTACCATCGATGTTCATATCTCAAGTCTGCGTAAAAAAATTGAGCCTGACCCCAAGAACCCACGTTATATTAAGACGGTTTGGGGAACAGGCTATAAATATGTGATCTAA